A part of Anser cygnoides isolate HZ-2024a breed goose chromosome 17, Taihu_goose_T2T_genome, whole genome shotgun sequence genomic DNA contains:
- the LOC106031282 gene encoding vacuolar protein sorting-associated protein 29-like, with the protein MLGGRGHNASRSLSQQGPLQSACAAQPRTPGEGALGGVAWESLASRGAERALPLACGRGKGGALLPGYRSPRRGNGAGGALRRSTMLVLVLGDLHIPHRCSGLPVKFKNLLVPGKIQHILCTGNLCTKESYDYLRSLAGDIHVVRGDSESLNYPEQKVVTVGQFRIGLIHGHQVIPWGDVASLALLQRQLDVDILISGHTHKFEAFEHENKFYINPGSATGAYSALETNTIPSFVLMDIQASTVVTYVYQLIEDDVKVERIEFKKY; encoded by the exons ATGCTAGGGGGGAGGGGACACAACGCCTCAAGGTCCCTCTCGCAGCAGGGACCGCTCCAGAGCGCATGCGCAGCACAGCCGCGCacccctggggagggggcgctaGGGGGCGTGGCATGGGAGAGTTTGGCATCACGTGGGGCGGAGCGGGCGCTGCCATTGGCTtgtgggaggggaaaaggaggcGCGTTACTTCCTGGTTACCGCAGTCCGCGTCGGGGTAACGGGGCGGGCGGAGCTCTGCGGCGCAGCACGATG CTGGTGTTAGTACTCGGGGACCTTCACATCCCGCACCGATGCAGCGGTCTGCCTGTGAAGTTCAAGAACCTGCTGGTTCCAGGAAAAATCCAGCATATCTTGTGCACAGGAAACCTCTGCACCAAGGAGAGCTATGACTACCTCAGAAGTTTGGCTGGGGACATTCACGTTGTTAGGGGGGACTCTGAG AGTCTGAATTATCCTGAACAGAAGGTTGTAACTGTTGGGCAGTTCAGAATTGGGTTGATTCACGGTCATCAGGTTATTCCCTGGGGTGATGTGGCCAGCCTGGCACTGCTACAGAGGCAGCTGGATGTGGACATTCTCATCTCAGGACATACACACAAATTTGAAGCATTTGAACATGAAAATAAGTTCTACATCAACCCAGGATCAGCTACAGGAGCCTACAGTGCTTTAGAAAC GAACACTATCCCTTCATTTGTACTGATGGATATCCAGGCTTCCACGGTTGTGACCTATGTATACCAACTAATTGAGGATGATGTGAAAGTGGAAAGGATTGAGTTCAAGAAATACTGA
- the LOC106031281 gene encoding uncharacterized protein isoform X3, with protein MALALALLPLLLLPWGSGTLGYPESQVVLVTEGEPVVMECPFRKHTGSGDPFYELIWSHRNMSGRILQFRMTRSNASCAHRSEGHFSGTVDFERSVSFLNISEVLMNDTGPYLCYVKIGSSNPTEKVTHLLVRGRQPWAASGGLSFSVPQGGEVTLDCDFPANLTRNFTNLFWLHEQDQSPPRLVAWHLTSSFQNDSGSIGSRFQSIFDLENHRSRLTITGLEEEDGGWYHCEGLGELSGRQRGTRTNLAVKDKHHIQLRRRRTLQDASGPCCRPAEEGVRQPAGREAVSVSAGSMAEYSVSAVPGRAQPLLTPAAVQGLATEP; from the exons GTTCAGGGACTCTTGGATATCCTGAGAGTCAAGTGGTTCTTGTGACTGAAGGGGAGCCTGTGGTTATGGAGTGTCCTTTCCGCAAGCACACTGGCAGTGGTGATCCCTTCTATGAGCTCATCTGGAGCCACAGGAACATGTCAGGAAGGATCCTGCAGTTTAGGATGACACGGTCCAATGCCTCCTGTGCGCACCGCAGCGAAGGTCACTTCAGCGGCACTGTGGATTTTGAAAGGAGCGTGAGCTTTCTCAACATCTCAGAAGTGCTTATGAATGACACTGGCCCTTACCTCTGCTATGTGAAGATAGGGAGCAGCAACCCCACCGAAAAGGTGACTCACCTGCTCGTTAGAG GTCGGCAGCCGTGGGCAGCCTCTGGGGGCCTCAGCTTCTCTGTACCTCAAGGAGGCGAAGTCACCTTGGACTGTGATTTCCCTGCCAACCTGACCAGGAACTTCACCAACCTCTTTTGGCTGCACGAGCAAGACCAGAGCCCACCCCGACTCGTAGCATGGCACCTCACATCCAGTTTCCAGAACGATAGCGGCAGCATTGGGAGTCGTTTCCAGAGCATATTTGATCTGGAAAATCACCGGAGCCGTCTCACCATTACTGGGCTGGAAGAGGAGGACGGTGGCTGGTACCATTGTGAGGGCCTGGGAGAGCTTTCAGGCAGGCAGAGAGGGACGAGAACCAACCTTGCTGTGAAAG ACAAGCATCACATCCAGCTGAGGAGACGGCGCACCTTGCAGGACGCATCGggtccctgctgcaggcccGCAGAGGAGGGTGTgaggcagcctgcaggcagggaaGCTGTCAGTGTCAGCGCTGGCAGCATGGCAGAGTACAGCGTGAGTGCGGTGCCGGGCAGAGCCCAGCCACTGCTGActcctgcagcagtgcagggGCTGGCGACGGAGCCCTGA
- the LOC106031281 gene encoding uncharacterized protein isoform X1: MALALALLPLLLLPWGSGTLGYPESQVVLVTEGEPVVMECPFRKHTGSGDPFYELIWSHRNMSGRILQFRMTRSNASCAHRSEGHFSGTVDFERSVSFLNISEVLMNDTGPYLCYVKIGSSNPTEKVTHLLVRGRQPWAASGGLSFSVPQGGEVTLDCDFPANLTRNFTNLFWLHEQDQSPPRLVAWHLTSSFQNDSGSIGSRFQSIFDLENHRSRLTITGLEEEDGGWYHCEGLGELSGRQRGTRTNLAVKGSSAVLLVALGSVAFAVMALCLYFLYKHHIQLRRRRTLQDASGPCCRPAEEGVRQPAGREAVSVSAGSMAEYSVSAVPGRAQPLLTPAAVQGLATEP; encoded by the exons GTTCAGGGACTCTTGGATATCCTGAGAGTCAAGTGGTTCTTGTGACTGAAGGGGAGCCTGTGGTTATGGAGTGTCCTTTCCGCAAGCACACTGGCAGTGGTGATCCCTTCTATGAGCTCATCTGGAGCCACAGGAACATGTCAGGAAGGATCCTGCAGTTTAGGATGACACGGTCCAATGCCTCCTGTGCGCACCGCAGCGAAGGTCACTTCAGCGGCACTGTGGATTTTGAAAGGAGCGTGAGCTTTCTCAACATCTCAGAAGTGCTTATGAATGACACTGGCCCTTACCTCTGCTATGTGAAGATAGGGAGCAGCAACCCCACCGAAAAGGTGACTCACCTGCTCGTTAGAG GTCGGCAGCCGTGGGCAGCCTCTGGGGGCCTCAGCTTCTCTGTACCTCAAGGAGGCGAAGTCACCTTGGACTGTGATTTCCCTGCCAACCTGACCAGGAACTTCACCAACCTCTTTTGGCTGCACGAGCAAGACCAGAGCCCACCCCGACTCGTAGCATGGCACCTCACATCCAGTTTCCAGAACGATAGCGGCAGCATTGGGAGTCGTTTCCAGAGCATATTTGATCTGGAAAATCACCGGAGCCGTCTCACCATTACTGGGCTGGAAGAGGAGGACGGTGGCTGGTACCATTGTGAGGGCCTGGGAGAGCTTTCAGGCAGGCAGAGAGGGACGAGAACCAACCTTGCTGTGAAAG GCTCCTCGGCTGTCCTGCTGGTTGCTTTGGGGAGCGTTGCGTTTGCCGTCATGGCTCTGTGCTTGTACTTTCTGT ACAAGCATCACATCCAGCTGAGGAGACGGCGCACCTTGCAGGACGCATCGggtccctgctgcaggcccGCAGAGGAGGGTGTgaggcagcctgcaggcagggaaGCTGTCAGTGTCAGCGCTGGCAGCATGGCAGAGTACAGCGTGAGTGCGGTGCCGGGCAGAGCCCAGCCACTGCTGActcctgcagcagtgcagggGCTGGCGACGGAGCCCTGA
- the VPREB3 gene encoding pre-B lymphocyte protein 3, giving the protein MLGSRPTDSSPLAEAQLQQMERHGQLKSPAPCVIYIRLTSSTSARACAVPQPVSKTASLPLLPILAPAMALGFVVLLLVGTAGTACKAQQVLTQPTTVLVLPGQTARLSCTLSPQYNITDFGITWYQQRPGQALRYLLYYNSEHDNHKPTRIPDRFFATKDLARNACILTITDAQEEDNGRYYCSLSSTNSWL; this is encoded by the exons ATGCTGGGCTCTCGCCCCACTGACTCGAGCCCCCTTGCTGAAGCCCAGTTGCAGCAAATGGAGCGACACGGGCAGCTGAAGTCCCCAGCCCCCTGTGTCATTTACATACGCCTCACTAGCAGCACATCAGCCCGGGCTTGTGCAGTACCACAGCCCGTCTCCAAAACAGcctcccttcctctgctccccatCCTGGCCCCTGCCATGGCCCTGGGCTTcgtggtcctgctgctggtggggacagcagggacag CCTGCAAGGCTCAGCAGGTGCTGACCCAGCCGACCACCGTGTTGGTGCTGCCCGGGCAGACCGCCCGGCTGTCCTGCACCCTCAGCCCCCAGTACAACATCACCGACTTCGGCATCACCTGGTACCAGCAGCGCCCGGGGCAGGCCCTCAGGTACCTGCTCTACTACAACTCGGAGCACGACAACCACAAACCCACCAGGATTCCTGACCGCTTCTTCGCTACCAAAGACCTTGCCCGCAACGCCTGCATCCTCACCATCACGGACGCCCAGGAGGAAGACAACGGCAGATATTACTGCTCGCTGTCCTCCACCAACAGCTGGCTGTAG
- the LOC106031281 gene encoding uncharacterized protein isoform X2 — translation MALALALLPLLLLPWGSGTLGYPESQVVLVTEGEPVVMECPFRKHTGSGDPFYELIWSHRNMSGRILQFRMTRSNASCAHRSEGHFSGTVDFERSVSFLNISEVLMNDTGPYLCYVKIGSSNPTEKVTHLLVRGRQPWAASGGLSFSVPQGGEVTLDCDFPANLTRNFTNLFWLHEQDQSPPRLVAWHLTSSFQNDSGSIGSRFQSIFDLENHRSRLTITGLEEEDGGWYHCEGLGELSGRQRGTRTNLAVKGSSAVLLVALGSVAFAVMALCLYFLYKHHIQLRRRRTLQDASGPCCRPAEEGVRQPAGREAVSVSAGSMAEYSLLTFPGRNATAAVRGQR, via the exons GTTCAGGGACTCTTGGATATCCTGAGAGTCAAGTGGTTCTTGTGACTGAAGGGGAGCCTGTGGTTATGGAGTGTCCTTTCCGCAAGCACACTGGCAGTGGTGATCCCTTCTATGAGCTCATCTGGAGCCACAGGAACATGTCAGGAAGGATCCTGCAGTTTAGGATGACACGGTCCAATGCCTCCTGTGCGCACCGCAGCGAAGGTCACTTCAGCGGCACTGTGGATTTTGAAAGGAGCGTGAGCTTTCTCAACATCTCAGAAGTGCTTATGAATGACACTGGCCCTTACCTCTGCTATGTGAAGATAGGGAGCAGCAACCCCACCGAAAAGGTGACTCACCTGCTCGTTAGAG GTCGGCAGCCGTGGGCAGCCTCTGGGGGCCTCAGCTTCTCTGTACCTCAAGGAGGCGAAGTCACCTTGGACTGTGATTTCCCTGCCAACCTGACCAGGAACTTCACCAACCTCTTTTGGCTGCACGAGCAAGACCAGAGCCCACCCCGACTCGTAGCATGGCACCTCACATCCAGTTTCCAGAACGATAGCGGCAGCATTGGGAGTCGTTTCCAGAGCATATTTGATCTGGAAAATCACCGGAGCCGTCTCACCATTACTGGGCTGGAAGAGGAGGACGGTGGCTGGTACCATTGTGAGGGCCTGGGAGAGCTTTCAGGCAGGCAGAGAGGGACGAGAACCAACCTTGCTGTGAAAG GCTCCTCGGCTGTCCTGCTGGTTGCTTTGGGGAGCGTTGCGTTTGCCGTCATGGCTCTGTGCTTGTACTTTCTGT ACAAGCATCACATCCAGCTGAGGAGACGGCGCACCTTGCAGGACGCATCGggtccctgctgcaggcccGCAGAGGAGGGTGTgaggcagcctgcaggcagggaaGCTGTCAGTGTCAGCGCTGGCAGCATGGCAGAGTACAGC CTCCTCACTTTCCCAGGAAGGAACGCCACTGCTGCGGTCCGGGGACAACGATGA